A genomic window from Halogeometricum borinquense DSM 11551 includes:
- a CDS encoding class I SAM-dependent DNA methyltransferase, with translation MSFRPRPPSFADACARVIADPDADHSLTTTLAPVQARIAISPEQMAKTDAWGDLLGARLPADVERVLELGCGTGTLLHRLSDEYTALGIDRYSDLLSFAAARGEAAVCGDPTDPPVRPDFDAVCAFDHFVARQSLSAVCEGAYATLRPGGIFVFDALSDARAIAASGVETYRGARYVFERSVDVARDPPVVHADYRVTDLRTGETGVTAERTSFNVYDPESVRESLETAGFSDIRVVTDAGDDGEFLVIAVRPVETEA, from the coding sequence ATGTCGTTCCGTCCGCGGCCACCGTCGTTCGCCGATGCCTGTGCCCGTGTCATCGCGGACCCCGACGCGGACCACTCCTTGACGACGACACTGGCACCAGTGCAGGCGCGAATCGCTATCTCGCCGGAGCAGATGGCGAAGACGGACGCGTGGGGAGATCTCCTCGGGGCGCGTCTGCCCGCGGATGTCGAACGCGTCCTCGAACTGGGCTGTGGTACGGGAACGCTGTTGCACCGACTGTCAGACGAATACACCGCGCTCGGTATCGATCGCTATTCGGATCTGCTGTCGTTCGCCGCCGCGCGCGGAGAGGCGGCGGTCTGCGGCGACCCGACCGACCCGCCGGTTCGTCCCGACTTCGACGCGGTGTGCGCGTTCGACCACTTCGTCGCGCGCCAATCGCTATCTGCGGTGTGCGAAGGCGCGTACGCGACGCTTCGACCGGGCGGTATCTTCGTTTTCGATGCGCTCTCAGATGCTCGCGCGATTGCCGCGTCCGGCGTCGAGACGTATCGAGGGGCGAGATACGTTTTCGAACGGTCAGTTGACGTGGCGCGCGATCCGCCCGTCGTCCACGCCGACTACCGCGTCACGGACCTCCGAACCGGAGAGACAGGCGTCACCGCAGAACGAACGTCGTTCAACGTGTACGACCCCGAATCGGTGCGCGAGTCGCTCGAAACGGCCGGATTCAGTGATATTCGTGTCGTGACGGACGCCGGAGATGATGGCGAGTTTCTCGTGATCGCGGTTCGACCGGTCGAGACTGAGGCCTGA
- a CDS encoding HesB/IscA family protein: MSTETVDGGTDAAVTVTESAASEALRLMESEGMDTDVAGLRLFVQQGGCAGLSYGMRFDHEPEDDDAVIKQNGLRVFIDPASQNYIGGSTLQFEGGLQGAGFHVENPNVVSECGCGESFRT; the protein is encoded by the coding sequence ATGAGTACCGAGACGGTCGATGGCGGAACCGACGCCGCCGTGACGGTGACGGAGTCGGCCGCGTCGGAAGCCCTCCGACTGATGGAGTCCGAAGGAATGGACACGGATGTAGCGGGTCTCCGACTATTCGTCCAACAGGGCGGTTGTGCGGGTCTCTCGTACGGGATGCGCTTCGATCACGAGCCCGAAGACGACGACGCAGTCATCAAGCAGAACGGTCTGCGGGTGTTTATCGACCCGGCGAGTCAGAACTACATCGGCGGTTCGACCCTCCAGTTTGAGGGCGGGCTACAGGGTGCAGGCTTCCACGTCGAGAACCCGAACGTCGTCAGCGAGTGCGGCTGTGGCGAATCGTTCCGAACCTGA
- a CDS encoding DUF5816 domain-containing protein: MAAELECAETDDGRTVYIDRGMVERGAQGPFFVVFVTEDRATRWGYFCGNCNSLDTAMDTMGRVECNVCGNIRKPDEWDAAHE; the protein is encoded by the coding sequence ATGGCTGCCGAACTCGAATGTGCGGAAACTGACGACGGACGGACAGTGTACATCGACCGCGGGATGGTCGAACGCGGCGCACAAGGACCGTTCTTCGTCGTCTTCGTCACTGAAGACCGAGCGACTCGCTGGGGCTACTTCTGCGGTAACTGCAACTCGCTGGATACGGCGATGGATACGATGGGTCGTGTCGAGTGCAACGTCTGCGGCAACATCCGAAAACCGGACGAGTGGGACGCCGCCCACGAGTAA